One genomic region from Tigriopus californicus strain San Diego chromosome 4, Tcal_SD_v2.1, whole genome shotgun sequence encodes:
- the LOC131879009 gene encoding zinc finger transcription factor ref-2-like isoform X2: MSNPQFASSFFDFNWNQPAGGLSSQASLMAPYPGYDYNHYFNSSMMMPGSGSPLLLDLPGSFCPPMGPTPPPLDYSQFYTNGLPNHFAQIFVPSTHASTPASFSGGMSLDPFDMKSSGPVIFDPRILSCEGGIKGESKDGLVPAKTRRSSVSDVSFYDSSEAGDTPPALFKSHKSGKLHYCGQEGCDYKTDRKNNLFRHARTMHGFLENGRLQPCCGHTFHTKTQYRQHIRACHSDGYKCSWGGCPKVFPRKALLMRHFKIHTGEKAFFCTEPECAYTTNHKSNLDRHINIHQKRGLSSSPRPSPEGIPCISPKIEMLPPTSSSDSETTIHHFSFTVPDPHPRNDGDSDFIDHLAESPRKVEVQLSYPKLTSMPSIPLLFDEEPPENLEHQSILSDINPLANDG, from the coding sequence ATGTCCAATCCACAATTTGCGTCGTCTTTCTTCGACTTCAACTGGAACCAACCCGCCGGGGGATTATCCAGCCAAGCTTCACTCATGGCGCCTTATCCTGGTTATGATTACAATCACTACTTCAATAGTAGTATGATGATGCCCGGGTCTGGTTCGCCTCTTCTTCTCGATCTACCGGGTAGCTTTTGCCCACCCATGGGCCCCACCCCTCCACCTTTGGATTATAGTCAGTTTTACACGAACGGTTTGCCAAATCATTTCGCTCAAATATTTGTGCCCTCAACGCATGCAAGTACCCCGGCCTCGTTCTCGGGAGGTATGTCGTTGGATCCTTTTGATATGAAAAGTTCGGGACCTGTTATATTTGACCCTCGAATTTTGAGTTGCGAGGGCGGGATCAAAGGCGAGTCCAAGGATGGCTTGGTGCCTGCGAAGACCCGACGGTCGTCCGTCTCGGATGTTTCCTTCTACGATTCGAGTGAGGCTGGCGATACGCCGCCAGCCTTATTTAAATCGCACAAATCTGGGAAACTCCATTATTGTGGTCAAGAAGGCTGCGACTACAAGACAGATCGGAAGAACAATCTCTTTCGACATGCTCGAACAATGCACGGTTTTCTCGAGAACGGGCGACTCCAGCCATGTTGCGGACACACCTTCCACACCAAAACTCAATACCGTCAGCACATCAGGGCCTGCCATTCGGACGGTTACAAATGCTCTTGGGGAGGATGTCCCAAAGTGTTCCCGCGTAAAGCTCTCCTAATGAGACATTTTAAAATCCACACTGGGGAGAAAGCCTTTTTCTGCACTGAACCCGAGTGTGCCTATACAACGAATCACAAGTCAAACCTCGATCGTCACATCAACATTCATCAAAAGCGTGGCCTCTCCTCATCGCCTAGGCCCTCGCCCGAGGGCATTCCGTGCATTAGTCCCAAGATAGAAATGCTCCCACCCACAAGTTCTTCGGATAGTGAAACTACCATTCATCACTTCTCATTCACTGTTCCGGATCCGCATCCGCGCAATGACGGCGACTCTGATTTTATCGATCATTTGGCAGAAAGTCCTCGGAAGGTAGAAGTTCAGCTCTCCTACCCGAAACTAACGAGCATGCCCAGCATCCCACTTTTGTTTGATGAGGAGCCACCTGAAAATCTGGAGCATCAATCCATTCTCTCTGATATCAACCCATTGGCCAATGACGGCTAA